The following are encoded in a window of Verrucomicrobiia bacterium genomic DNA:
- a CDS encoding NirA family protein: MASTETVAEAAVGFTPEQKEYLAGFLAGAARLASVSPIDAVAPAPAGNSAVREEMIHGTPVGDATKQERWKHEEHPLDGWDRILAHAEASKLPDEEHTFRFRNFGLFFVGPTQNSLMLRCRIPAGELSSAQLIGLADMADEFGNWKIAITTRANIQIREIAPRNMVNVLTRLQSLGLTARGSGVDNIRNITASPTAGFDPQELIDTRPFAHALHHYILNHREFYNLPRKFNVAFEGGGSVDTAANTNDIGFMAVSVGDGAERGVQFRVELCGITGHKQLARDCGILVKPSEAVAVAAAMIRVFIENGNRTDRKKARLKYLVDRWGVERFLGETQKKLSFPLVRFPLEKCVPRKPPLPHGHIGVYRQKQKGRNYIGAVIPVGVVTSRQVRRIAELAANYGSSQVRLTPWQNLLIPDVADGFVETVKRQLVRAGLHHAANSIVGGLVACTGNSGCKFAASDTKGHALEAGQFLSRRVQIDHPVNIHFTGCPNSCAQHYIGDIGLQGVKVNSGGSSVEGYNIVLGGGCGIDAAIGKDVFKGIAFSEVPALLERILKVYQARREPNESFVAFVRRHELRQLQEMFSE; encoded by the coding sequence ATGGCCTCGACGGAAACAGTCGCTGAAGCAGCCGTGGGTTTTACTCCCGAGCAGAAGGAGTATCTCGCGGGTTTTCTCGCAGGTGCGGCCAGGCTCGCATCGGTTTCTCCCATCGATGCCGTGGCCCCCGCGCCAGCCGGGAATTCCGCAGTTCGCGAGGAAATGATTCACGGCACACCTGTTGGCGATGCAACGAAACAGGAGCGTTGGAAACACGAGGAGCACCCGCTTGATGGATGGGACCGAATCCTCGCACATGCTGAAGCCAGCAAACTGCCGGACGAGGAGCACACATTTCGTTTTCGGAACTTCGGATTGTTCTTTGTCGGGCCGACGCAGAACAGCCTCATGCTTCGGTGCCGCATCCCAGCAGGAGAACTGTCATCCGCGCAATTGATTGGACTGGCCGACATGGCGGATGAATTCGGGAACTGGAAGATCGCCATCACAACGCGGGCAAATATCCAGATTCGGGAAATTGCTCCGCGCAATATGGTCAATGTCCTCACGCGGCTGCAATCGCTTGGCCTTACCGCCCGCGGCAGCGGCGTCGACAACATCCGCAACATCACCGCGTCGCCGACGGCGGGATTCGATCCCCAGGAACTCATCGATACACGTCCCTTCGCGCACGCGCTCCACCATTACATTCTCAACCACCGGGAGTTTTATAACCTGCCGCGAAAATTCAACGTGGCATTCGAAGGCGGCGGATCCGTCGATACGGCAGCGAACACAAATGACATCGGCTTCATGGCCGTTTCAGTCGGCGACGGCGCAGAGCGAGGCGTCCAATTCCGCGTTGAGCTCTGCGGCATCACGGGACACAAGCAACTGGCGCGCGATTGCGGCATCCTTGTCAAACCGTCAGAGGCTGTGGCAGTTGCAGCAGCGATGATCCGCGTCTTCATAGAGAACGGAAATCGGACCGACCGAAAGAAGGCGCGGCTCAAGTATCTCGTTGATCGCTGGGGCGTTGAAAGGTTCCTCGGCGAGACGCAGAAGAAGCTCAGCTTTCCTCTCGTGCGCTTTCCCCTGGAGAAATGCGTTCCGCGCAAGCCCCCGCTGCCGCACGGGCACATCGGCGTCTATCGTCAAAAGCAGAAGGGTCGAAACTACATAGGGGCCGTGATTCCGGTTGGCGTCGTGACATCGCGCCAGGTCCGCCGCATTGCCGAACTCGCCGCGAACTATGGCTCGAGCCAGGTGCGGCTCACACCGTGGCAGAACCTCCTGATTCCCGATGTCGCGGACGGATTTGTTGAAACCGTGAAACGACAATTGGTGCGCGCGGGGTTGCACCATGCAGCCAACTCAATCGTCGGCGGCCTGGTTGCGTGCACGGGAAATTCCGGGTGCAAGTTTGCGGCGAGCGATACCAAGGGCCACGCACTGGAAGCGGGCCAGTTCCTCAGCCGGCGCGTCCAGATCGATCACCCCGTCAACATTCACTTCACAGGCTGCCCCAATTCGTGCGCGCAGCATTACATCGGCGACATCGGGCTGCAGGGGGTGAAGGTGAACTCGGGCGGCAGCTCGGTCGAAGGATACAACATTGTTCTGGGCGGCGGCTGCGGCATCGATGCGGCAATTGGAAAGGACGTCTTCAAGGGAATTGCGTTCAGCGAAGTTCCGGCGCTGCTTGAGCGCATCTTGAAGGTCTATCAGGCGCGCCGGGAGCCAAACGAATCCTTTGTGGCATTTGTGCGCCGGCACGAACTCCGGCAATTGCAGGAGATGTTTTCCGAATGA
- a CDS encoding molybdenum cofactor guanylyltransferase, with protein sequence MTFTALLLTGGLSTRMGTDKALVRVKGEPLWRRQIRILRELQPDHLVVSARTKPRWLPLDVAFAADTPPSKGPLSGLVAALERLQTSHLLALAIDLPNMTTAYLRELLSIAGERHGVAPTRGDYVEPLCAIYHRDAFPCAQDSLAAGRFSLQELATILHGKGLMEFVTIIPDEEHLFLNANTPTDLDTQTSA encoded by the coding sequence ATGACATTCACCGCTCTGCTTCTGACGGGAGGTCTTTCGACTCGCATGGGTACAGACAAGGCCCTGGTTCGGGTGAAGGGTGAACCGCTGTGGCGCCGCCAAATCAGAATCCTGCGTGAGCTTCAACCTGATCATCTCGTGGTGTCTGCGCGGACCAAGCCTCGCTGGCTCCCGCTCGATGTCGCCTTTGCGGCGGACACTCCTCCGTCAAAGGGACCGTTGAGCGGACTCGTTGCTGCGCTGGAACGCCTGCAAACATCCCATCTCCTCGCTCTCGCCATTGACCTGCCGAACATGACAACGGCCTATTTGCGGGAGCTCTTGTCGATTGCCGGCGAACGGCACGGCGTGGCTCCCACGCGGGGGGATTACGTGGAACCCTTGTGCGCCATTTACCATCGGGACGCCTTTCCCTGCGCACAAGACTCCCTGGCCGCTGGACGGTTTTCCCTCCAAGAACTCGCGACGATCCTTCATGGGAAGGGCTTGATGGAGTTTGTAACAATCATTCCCGACGAGGAGCATCTATTCCTAAATGCCAACACACCCACAGATCTCGACACGCAAACGTCCGCGTAA
- a CDS encoding MOSC domain-containing protein translates to MKLARESTPVQIRHIYISAGHAFIGRHGSASGIHPMSEVDCVECLAGRGLAGDRFLDYRLNYWGQITFFTQENYDRLCRELNVHDKSPAAFRRNVITSGIDLNALIGQEFEIQGVRFLGRQECTPCYWMDRAFAPGAEKLLRNEGGLRATILTNGILHVMR, encoded by the coding sequence GTGAAGCTTGCGCGAGAATCGACTCCTGTGCAGATCCGGCACATTTATATTTCTGCGGGGCACGCGTTCATCGGCAGGCATGGGAGCGCGTCGGGCATTCATCCAATGTCCGAAGTCGACTGTGTCGAATGCCTGGCTGGCCGCGGCCTGGCGGGAGATCGTTTTCTCGATTATCGCCTCAATTACTGGGGGCAGATCACCTTTTTCACGCAGGAAAACTACGATCGCCTTTGTCGCGAGCTCAACGTTCACGACAAATCGCCAGCCGCTTTTCGCAGAAACGTGATCACCTCAGGCATCGACCTGAATGCGTTGATTGGCCAGGAGTTCGAGATCCAGGGCGTCCGGTTTTTGGGACGCCAGGAGTGCACGCCATGTTATTGGATGGATCGAGCTTTCGCACCCGGCGCCGAGAAGTTGCTGCGGAACGAAGGAGGCCTGCGTGCAACGATCCTGACGAACGGCATCCTGCACGTGATGCGATGA
- a CDS encoding nitrate reductase, with the protein MKLSIDDLVPAIRRHEGPLTRELLLRPGGFGLGHVPQKSIPNGTTTMVCGFCSTGCGLKIHLREGTAVNLSGDADYPVNLGMACPKGWEALTPLAAPDRGTTPLLRNPGGQALPVDWHVALTEFTRRMRAVQSKHGEHSIAFLSTGQICTEEMALLGCLFKFGMGGLHCDSNTRQCMATAHVAYKQSFGFDAPPFTYADFEESDVLVFVGANPCIAHPIMWQRVMRNPHQPEIIVIDPRRTETAMAATQHYALQPKSDLTLLYGIANQLLQWDAIDREFIERHTTGFGAFAEFVSQFTPQRVFAATGLHARSFDRLVKTIANGERVSFWWTMGVNQSHEATRTAQAIINLALMTGNIGRPGTGANSITGQCNAMGSRLFSNITGLVGGRDFRDPDDRTEVSSVLGIPESRIPSETGWAYDQIIDGIRSGSIKGLWVVATNSSHSWIHQDEFNELLGKLEFLVVQDMYPTTETAQRADLYLPAAGWGEKEGTLINSERRIGLVKKVSRAPGVALADFNIFRLIADYWGCGELFERWESPEAAFGLLREISRGQPCDITGIESYEMLDACGGIQWPWPEHIEAGGDKPLPPIHRRLFEDGSFYHPDGRARFLFDAPRPPAELPDDSFPFVLLTGRGTAAQWHTGSRTNKSDVLRSLAPAHCYVEIHPRDGQRLGIQPNDQIRIISRRATIEAQAFLTGSVQPGQIFIPMHYPEVNRLTMPSFDPHSRQPSYKYCAVRIERMPAVAR; encoded by the coding sequence ATGAAACTCTCGATCGATGACCTGGTTCCGGCAATCCGCCGCCACGAGGGGCCTTTAACACGGGAACTGCTGTTACGCCCTGGCGGGTTTGGTTTGGGGCACGTCCCGCAGAAGTCGATTCCGAATGGCACAACCACGATGGTGTGCGGCTTTTGCTCCACCGGCTGCGGATTGAAAATTCACTTGCGCGAGGGCACCGCCGTGAACCTGAGCGGCGACGCGGATTATCCAGTGAACCTCGGAATGGCCTGTCCAAAGGGTTGGGAGGCGCTGACCCCGCTCGCCGCGCCAGATCGCGGAACAACTCCGCTCCTTCGCAATCCCGGCGGACAGGCGCTCCCGGTTGACTGGCACGTTGCCCTCACAGAGTTCACGCGCCGGATGCGCGCGGTGCAGTCCAAGCACGGCGAACACAGCATTGCGTTCCTCAGCACCGGACAAATCTGCACTGAAGAAATGGCGTTGCTCGGCTGCCTGTTCAAGTTTGGCATGGGCGGCCTTCATTGCGACAGCAACACGCGTCAATGCATGGCCACGGCGCATGTCGCCTACAAACAATCATTTGGCTTTGATGCGCCGCCGTTCACGTATGCTGACTTCGAAGAGAGCGATGTGCTGGTTTTTGTCGGAGCCAACCCCTGCATCGCGCATCCCATCATGTGGCAGCGTGTAATGCGCAACCCGCACCAACCTGAAATCATCGTCATCGATCCGCGCCGAACCGAGACTGCCATGGCGGCTACGCAGCATTACGCGTTGCAGCCGAAGAGTGATCTGACCCTGCTCTACGGAATCGCGAACCAACTGCTGCAGTGGGATGCGATTGACCGCGAGTTCATCGAACGCCACACGACCGGCTTTGGAGCGTTCGCAGAGTTCGTGAGCCAGTTCACACCGCAACGCGTGTTTGCGGCTACGGGGCTGCATGCCAGATCGTTCGATCGCCTCGTCAAAACAATTGCGAACGGAGAACGCGTTTCCTTTTGGTGGACGATGGGTGTGAATCAGAGCCATGAGGCGACGCGCACGGCGCAGGCGATCATCAATCTCGCGTTAATGACTGGAAACATTGGGCGGCCTGGAACTGGCGCGAACTCCATCACAGGCCAATGCAATGCGATGGGATCGAGATTATTTTCGAACATCACGGGGCTGGTTGGAGGCCGCGACTTTCGCGACCCGGATGACAGGACCGAAGTCAGTTCTGTTCTCGGAATTCCAGAATCCAGAATCCCCTCGGAAACTGGGTGGGCGTACGACCAGATTATCGACGGCATTCGCAGCGGCAGCATCAAGGGGCTTTGGGTCGTTGCCACGAACAGCTCCCATTCGTGGATTCATCAGGACGAGTTCAACGAACTGCTTGGAAAACTCGAGTTCCTCGTCGTGCAGGACATGTATCCAACCACGGAAACAGCGCAGCGGGCTGACCTGTATCTGCCGGCCGCGGGCTGGGGCGAAAAGGAAGGAACCCTGATCAATTCCGAGCGTCGGATCGGCCTGGTTAAGAAGGTCAGCCGCGCGCCCGGGGTTGCGCTCGCTGATTTCAACATCTTTCGTCTGATTGCGGATTACTGGGGATGCGGCGAACTATTCGAACGCTGGGAATCGCCTGAAGCTGCGTTCGGGCTGTTGCGGGAAATCTCGCGTGGCCAGCCTTGCGATATCACGGGAATCGAAAGTTATGAAATGCTCGATGCCTGCGGCGGCATTCAGTGGCCATGGCCCGAACACATTGAAGCCGGGGGCGACAAGCCGCTGCCTCCGATCCATCGGCGCCTGTTTGAGGATGGCTCGTTTTACCATCCCGACGGCCGCGCCCGGTTCCTCTTTGATGCCCCTCGCCCTCCTGCCGAATTGCCGGACGACAGCTTCCCGTTCGTGCTGTTGACCGGGCGCGGAACAGCCGCGCAATGGCACACGGGCAGCCGAACCAACAAGAGCGACGTGCTGCGCTCTTTGGCGCCGGCGCATTGTTATGTGGAGATTCATCCACGGGACGGGCAGCGCCTGGGCATCCAACCCAACGATCAAATCCGCATTATCTCCCGTCGCGCAACCATCGAAGCGCAGGCTTTTCTGACCGGATCGGTTCAGCCAGGGCAGATCTTCATCCCGATGCATTATCCGGAGGTGAATCGCTTGACGATGCCCTCCTTTGACCCGCATTCGCGCCAGCCGAGTTACAAATATTGCGCAGTCAGGATCGAGCGCATGCCGGCCGTTGCGCGGTGA
- a CDS encoding DmsC/YnfH family molybdoenzyme membrane anchor subunit — translation MTATARFSRWHEKHHREAALAPRYRQLIPLSAPKRGEQFAFVVDLDKCSGCKACVCACHSLNGLDEGETWRSVGLLVGEERSKAVEETPDFPAAYQQHVTTACHHCADPACLNGCPVLAYEKDPVTGIVRHLDDQCIGCQYCVLKCPYDVPKYSAAKGIVRKCDMCHNRLNAGEAPACVQACPHEAIRIEIVDQSTVRTETTRPAAQLLPGAFPSNYTLPTTRYTSTRPFPSDIASADGGRLEKGASHLPLVLMLVLTQAALGLHLLHGVLLALGYTSRLSDLNVAALALLFGGLGASALHLGRPLKAWRAFLGWKHSWMSREIIAFGFYTPCAIALAQFPSVIEISALTMLSGIAAVFASAMIYVHTRRPAWPVAFVFPKFFGAALLLGTTIGAVWAAWMVPHLAAALALIATGIRTMLFGWDKLTARRALSSPKSGLHRSALIARELFHPVLKGRSLLFVASTMFSMLAIGNAGGFATVWGAAACGTTLASQFLERYLFFTTCTGSGMPGGIR, via the coding sequence TTGACAGCCACTGCGCGATTCTCGCGCTGGCATGAGAAACACCATCGGGAAGCCGCCCTCGCGCCGCGTTATCGACAGCTCATCCCGCTCAGCGCGCCAAAACGAGGCGAGCAATTTGCCTTTGTCGTGGATCTCGACAAATGCTCGGGGTGCAAGGCGTGCGTCTGCGCATGTCATTCTCTCAACGGGCTCGACGAAGGGGAGACGTGGCGCAGCGTCGGATTGCTGGTGGGCGAGGAAAGATCGAAAGCCGTTGAAGAGACTCCCGATTTTCCCGCCGCCTACCAGCAGCACGTTACCACCGCCTGTCATCATTGCGCCGATCCTGCCTGTCTCAATGGCTGTCCAGTTCTCGCGTATGAAAAAGACCCGGTGACCGGGATTGTCCGTCATCTCGATGATCAATGCATTGGGTGCCAGTATTGCGTGCTGAAATGTCCGTACGATGTCCCCAAATACTCTGCGGCCAAGGGCATCGTTCGCAAATGCGACATGTGCCACAACCGCCTCAACGCTGGCGAGGCTCCCGCGTGTGTCCAGGCGTGCCCGCATGAGGCAATCCGCATCGAGATCGTAGACCAGTCCACGGTAAGAACGGAGACCACGCGGCCAGCGGCGCAATTGCTGCCGGGCGCCTTCCCGTCCAATTATACGCTCCCGACAACCCGCTACACATCAACCCGTCCATTTCCCAGCGACATCGCATCAGCCGATGGCGGGCGGCTCGAGAAGGGCGCGTCTCATTTGCCCCTGGTATTGATGCTCGTGCTCACACAAGCCGCCTTGGGATTGCATCTCCTGCACGGTGTTCTGCTGGCGCTGGGCTACACGTCTCGCTTGAGCGACTTGAATGTTGCAGCCCTCGCTCTTTTGTTTGGGGGATTAGGCGCAAGCGCCCTGCACCTTGGCCGGCCGTTGAAGGCGTGGCGCGCATTCCTTGGATGGAAACATTCATGGATGAGCCGCGAGATCATTGCGTTCGGATTTTATACCCCGTGTGCTATTGCGCTTGCTCAATTTCCCAGCGTGATCGAGATCAGTGCACTGACCATGCTGTCAGGCATCGCAGCGGTGTTTGCATCCGCGATGATTTATGTTCATACGCGAAGGCCGGCGTGGCCTGTCGCGTTTGTATTTCCCAAATTTTTCGGAGCCGCATTATTGCTGGGGACTACGATCGGCGCAGTATGGGCGGCGTGGATGGTTCCGCACCTGGCCGCCGCCCTCGCGCTCATAGCGACTGGGATACGCACGATGCTATTTGGGTGGGATAAGCTCACAGCTCGGCGGGCGTTGAGTTCGCCCAAATCTGGTTTGCATCGATCAGCATTGATAGCGCGCGAACTTTTTCACCCCGTCCTGAAAGGGCGTTCGCTCCTGTTCGTTGCATCCACGATGTTTTCGATGCTTGCGATCGGCAATGCCGGCGGGTTCGCGACTGTGTGGGGAGCCGCGGCGTGCGGGACGACGCTTGCTTCCCAATTTCTCGAACGCTACCTCTTCTTCACAACATGCACCGGGTCCGGCATGCCAGGAGGAATCCGTTGA
- a CDS encoding alginate export family protein, giving the protein MKTMKSSIATGALVLAALNDVYAQYTPPPPPAPFPGFLNEYLRQKDPYMAAWDFSSTVRMRYEVKENGLGLPPANDFRDETVAGGLNDNSYFSQKILMRIGYTHQWWSAFVEGRSSGTTGDRRGDTGAPPVPGPGTGPESDGPIDLHQAYVTVGNHKEFPLSLKVGRQELSYGDERLVGAFAWNNIGRVFDAIKVRAQTPWFAAEAFTSKLVLPDDNEFNVWNDYSLFSGLHLSSKLIPKNTAEAYFFARNDDIGSSFANPDAVLPFQTAAPVSRDIYTLGARFKSNPGEFGNFDYTVEGAYQFGNWQQTLTSDNLDHEAFAVVANLGYTFAECAATPRLALEYAFGSGDSDPNDGRHETFDNLFPTNHKFYGYMDFFSWQNLHDVRAILSIKPLPRLSLAVEGHLFWLADTRDNLYNAGGVARGGGPNSGGFGRNAEYSSFIGSEIDIVAGYALTRFASLEAGYGHFFTGDYIDSTWAGAGGSADADWVYVQTVIRF; this is encoded by the coding sequence ATGAAAACGATGAAAAGCAGCATTGCAACGGGCGCCCTGGTGCTCGCCGCGCTCAACGACGTTTACGCCCAGTACACACCGCCCCCTCCGCCTGCTCCATTCCCCGGATTCCTCAACGAATATCTTCGCCAGAAGGATCCCTACATGGCGGCATGGGACTTCAGCTCCACGGTCCGGATGCGTTATGAAGTGAAGGAGAACGGCCTTGGCCTTCCGCCCGCCAACGACTTTCGCGATGAGACCGTCGCGGGCGGCCTGAACGACAACTCCTACTTCAGTCAAAAGATTCTTATGCGCATTGGCTATACGCATCAATGGTGGAGCGCGTTCGTGGAAGGCCGGAGCAGTGGAACCACTGGCGATCGGCGCGGAGATACGGGCGCTCCTCCTGTTCCAGGCCCCGGCACAGGACCTGAATCGGATGGCCCGATTGACCTTCATCAAGCCTATGTGACGGTTGGAAATCACAAGGAGTTCCCTCTCTCGCTGAAGGTGGGACGGCAGGAGTTAAGTTACGGGGATGAAAGGCTCGTCGGCGCTTTTGCGTGGAACAACATTGGGCGCGTCTTCGATGCAATCAAGGTGCGCGCGCAAACCCCGTGGTTTGCCGCGGAGGCGTTCACCAGCAAACTGGTTCTTCCCGACGACAATGAGTTCAACGTGTGGAACGACTACAGCCTGTTCTCGGGGCTGCATCTGAGTTCAAAATTGATTCCCAAAAACACGGCTGAGGCCTACTTCTTCGCCCGCAACGATGACATCGGAAGCTCCTTCGCCAATCCCGATGCTGTGCTTCCCTTCCAGACCGCAGCCCCGGTCAGCCGCGATATCTACACGTTGGGCGCGCGATTCAAGTCCAACCCAGGCGAGTTCGGGAACTTTGATTACACCGTCGAGGGCGCTTACCAGTTCGGCAACTGGCAGCAAACGCTGACCAGCGATAACCTGGATCATGAGGCATTCGCCGTGGTGGCGAATCTTGGTTACACCTTTGCGGAATGCGCTGCAACTCCACGGCTCGCGCTGGAATACGCGTTTGGATCGGGCGACAGCGATCCCAATGACGGCCGGCACGAGACCTTCGACAACCTGTTTCCCACGAACCACAAGTTCTACGGTTACATGGATTTCTTTTCGTGGCAGAACCTGCACGACGTTCGCGCGATTCTTTCGATTAAGCCGTTGCCGCGGCTTTCACTCGCCGTGGAAGGACATTTGTTCTGGCTGGCTGACACTCGCGACAACCTCTACAACGCGGGCGGAGTCGCACGCGGCGGCGGGCCGAACTCGGGCGGGTTCGGGCGCAATGCCGAATACAGCAGCTTCATTGGATCCGAGATCGATATTGTCGCAGGCTATGCCCTGACACGGTTCGCATCGCTCGAAGCCGGGTACGGCCATTTCTTCACGGGTGATTACATCGATTCCACGTGGGCGGGCGCCGGGGGCTCGGCAGACGCCGATTGGGTGTATGTGCAAACTGTGATTCGCTTCTGA
- a CDS encoding nitrate ABC transporter ATP-binding protein (This model describes the ATP binding subunits of ATP-binding cassette (ABC) transporters for nitrate transport, or for bicarbonate transport, in bacteria and archaea.) — protein MSDHVELYNLTKIYPTPTGEAVIVKDFNLRIRKGEFVTLIGHSGCGKSTVLSMLAGLNDISGGGIILAGRELSGAGPDRGVVFQSPSLLPWMTACENVMLGVNQVFHTASRSERMEIVEYYLSVVGLADSMHKKPAELSQGMRQRVGIARAFALKPKMLLLDEPFGMLDSLTRYELQQVLIELWRKNQITALMVTHDVDEALFLSDRVICMTNGPAAEVGDVLEIPFERPRDRTAVMEHPDYYRYRGHLIQFLEERAHRRRTGPSNSPTATGSREAQPLHAGGRPAAAVRASARSHSEESPVCP, from the coding sequence ATGTCTGACCACGTAGAACTCTACAACCTGACGAAGATTTACCCGACTCCAACGGGTGAGGCGGTCATCGTCAAAGACTTCAACCTGCGAATCCGCAAAGGCGAATTCGTAACGCTGATTGGTCATTCCGGCTGCGGAAAAAGCACCGTGCTTTCGATGCTTGCCGGCCTGAATGATATCAGTGGGGGTGGAATCATCCTGGCTGGACGCGAGCTTTCAGGCGCCGGACCCGACAGAGGCGTTGTATTTCAATCCCCCTCGCTCCTTCCATGGATGACGGCCTGCGAGAATGTCATGCTCGGCGTGAACCAGGTATTTCATACGGCCAGCCGCAGCGAACGAATGGAGATCGTCGAATATTACCTGTCGGTGGTTGGACTTGCTGACTCGATGCACAAGAAGCCGGCGGAGCTTTCGCAGGGAATGCGGCAGCGTGTGGGCATTGCCAGGGCATTTGCACTCAAGCCAAAGATGCTGTTGCTGGACGAGCCTTTCGGGATGCTCGATTCGCTCACCCGCTACGAACTGCAACAGGTGCTCATCGAACTTTGGCGCAAAAACCAGATCACCGCATTGATGGTTACCCATGACGTCGACGAAGCGCTTTTTCTATCCGATCGCGTGATCTGCATGACCAACGGTCCTGCCGCCGAGGTGGGCGACGTCCTTGAAATTCCATTCGAACGCCCGCGCGATCGCACGGCAGTAATGGAGCATCCGGATTACTATCGCTATCGCGGACACCTGATCCAGTTTCTCGAAGAGCGGGCGCACCGCCGACGCACCGGCCCGTCGAATTCGCCCACTGCCACGGGGTCCCGCGAGGCGCAACCGCTGCACGCTGGCGGACGTCCTGCCGCGGCGGTCCGGGCATCAGCACGTTCCCACAGTGAAGAGTCGCCTGTATGCCCATAA
- a CDS encoding ABC transporter ATP-binding protein: protein MPYLNLNAVSKGFGATPSMDVLTDINLSIEKGEFVAIVGYSGAGKTTLISLIAGLLKPDSGTMTLNDLEITGPGPDRGIVFQNYSLLPWLNVFENIQLAVDQVFPNWAAAKKKEHVEKYIEMVNLTPARDKRPHELSGGMRQRVSVARALAMDPQILLLDEPLSALDALTRATLQDEISRIWLENRKTVVLITNDPDEGIYLADRIIPLTAGPNATLGPSFTVDLPRPRDRKAINHSARFKELRSEVTRFLLRSKQQNHTTVTKKLILPDIEPEDLTVTARTWTRRRPVRRSEIKVEKIGVHL from the coding sequence ATGCCATATCTAAACCTCAACGCTGTTTCCAAAGGTTTCGGCGCTACTCCATCGATGGATGTCCTGACAGACATTAATCTCTCAATCGAGAAGGGTGAATTCGTGGCGATCGTGGGTTATTCCGGGGCGGGCAAGACAACCCTCATCTCGCTCATCGCGGGGCTCCTCAAGCCGGATTCAGGCACCATGACGCTGAATGATCTGGAGATCACGGGACCAGGGCCTGATCGCGGAATCGTTTTCCAGAATTACTCGCTCCTCCCCTGGCTCAATGTATTCGAAAACATCCAGCTCGCCGTCGACCAGGTGTTTCCTAACTGGGCGGCTGCTAAGAAAAAGGAGCACGTCGAGAAATACATTGAGATGGTGAATCTCACCCCGGCCCGCGACAAACGGCCGCACGAGCTATCGGGCGGCATGCGCCAGCGCGTCAGCGTTGCACGCGCGCTCGCCATGGATCCACAAATCCTCCTGCTGGATGAACCCCTCAGCGCGCTGGACGCACTCACGCGCGCCACGCTGCAGGATGAAATTTCCCGGATCTGGCTCGAAAATCGAAAAACCGTTGTGCTCATTACCAATGATCCCGACGAAGGCATCTACCTTGCCGATCGCATCATTCCGCTGACGGCGGGTCCCAACGCGACTCTCGGTCCCTCGTTCACCGTCGACCTCCCGCGGCCGCGCGATCGCAAGGCGATCAACCATTCAGCGCGATTCAAAGAACTGCGGTCGGAAGTGACCCGCTTCCTGCTTCGATCCAAACAACAGAACCACACCACCGTGACAAAAAAGCTGATCCTTCCCGACATCGAGCCCGAGGATCTCACGGTTACGGCACGGACCTGGACGAGACGGCGGCCCGTTCGCAGGAGTGAAATCAAAGTGGAGAAAATCGGCGTGCATTTGTGA
- a CDS encoding GxxExxY protein, whose translation MENEVQRTIDDNQLSRMILDAAFKVHTRTGPGLLESVYETILVYELRKAGLQVDRQVAIPLRYDCLVFDEGFRADVLVEKRVIVELKSVGQLTEVHSKQVLTQLRLSDRTLGLLINFGEVHLKNGIQRITNGAPNLKTRIAKGSVFSSRPSRPSREAFMRFFLASRL comes from the coding sequence ATGGAGAACGAAGTGCAACGCACCATTGATGACAACCAGCTTTCCAGAATGATCCTCGATGCGGCCTTCAAGGTGCACACGCGAACAGGCCCGGGATTGTTGGAATCTGTATATGAAACGATTCTTGTCTATGAGTTGCGGAAGGCGGGCTTGCAAGTGGATCGTCAGGTCGCAATTCCCCTCAGGTACGACTGCCTTGTTTTTGATGAAGGATTTCGCGCCGACGTTCTCGTTGAAAAGCGCGTGATTGTAGAATTGAAGTCTGTTGGTCAGTTGACTGAGGTTCATAGCAAGCAAGTGCTTACGCAGTTGCGGCTTTCGGATCGGACGCTTGGGCTTTTGATCAACTTTGGTGAGGTTCATCTGAAGAATGGAATCCAACGAATCACCAATGGTGCGCCCAATCTGAAAACTCGAATCGCCAAGGGCTCTGTATTCTCTTCGCGTCCTTCGCGTCCTTCGCGTGAGGCTTTTATGCGCTTTTTCCTGGCATCAAGGCTTTGA